A single region of the Halorussus gelatinilyticus genome encodes:
- a CDS encoding MBL fold metallo-hydrolase translates to MHLTLLGSGGDSQTPMPTCDCRVCEPAREKGRPHARLGNSTFVHEADALVDAPESIWAMLNREDVTDVEYIFLSHHHMDHVGGLRVVQAIGRPQYPLEDWDNEDPATVVMSETTYDRIAESLDIEAQYDDRGYAEFEFLADGETMDLGGGIEVTAVGAPLDPGGPEDAAMGYCFSESDASVLVFPDETTFLDLDKVPDDLDLWVKECGYFRETGDGEPIMTDELWTEETDHQTTFDQTLEQVRTVSPDRTVLTEIEEIYRRRPGEYADLADEYADLDVEFGHDGMTLEV, encoded by the coding sequence TGCGAACCCGCCCGCGAGAAGGGCCGACCCCACGCCAGACTCGGCAACTCGACCTTCGTCCACGAGGCCGACGCGCTGGTGGACGCGCCCGAGTCCATCTGGGCGATGCTGAACCGCGAGGACGTGACCGACGTGGAGTACATCTTCCTCTCGCACCACCACATGGACCACGTCGGCGGCCTGCGAGTGGTCCAAGCCATCGGTCGCCCGCAGTATCCCCTCGAAGACTGGGACAACGAGGACCCCGCGACGGTCGTGATGAGCGAGACGACGTACGACCGCATCGCCGAGTCGCTCGACATCGAAGCCCAGTACGACGACCGCGGCTACGCCGAGTTCGAGTTTCTGGCGGACGGCGAGACGATGGACCTTGGAGGCGGCATCGAAGTCACGGCCGTCGGCGCACCCTTGGACCCCGGCGGTCCGGAAGACGCTGCGATGGGCTACTGCTTCTCCGAGAGCGACGCCTCGGTGCTCGTCTTCCCCGACGAGACGACGTTTCTAGACCTCGACAAGGTGCCCGACGACCTCGATTTGTGGGTCAAGGAGTGTGGCTACTTCCGGGAGACGGGCGACGGCGAACCCATCATGACCGACGAACTCTGGACCGAGGAGACCGACCACCAGACCACCTTCGACCAGACGCTCGAACAGGTCCGGACCGTCTCCCCCGACCGGACCGTCCTGACCGAAATCGAGGAGATTTACCGGCGTCGCCCCGGCGAGTACGCCGACCTCGCCGACGAGTACGCCGACCTCGACGTCGAGTTCGGGCACGACGGGATGACGTTGGAGGTCTGA